A single window of Channa argus isolate prfri chromosome 10, Channa argus male v1.0, whole genome shotgun sequence DNA harbors:
- the insb gene encoding preproinsulin b, whose product MARVPWVMSVMLLLMVYSQGVSTAPAQHLCGSHLVDALYFVCGERGFFYSQTRPHKRDLEHVLGFLSKIARQEQRMSEALSGHDEPKVKRGIVEQCCHKPCSIYHLEGYCN is encoded by the exons ATGGCCAGGGTACCATGGGTGATGTCTGTGATGTTACTGCTGATGGTCTACTCCCAAGGGGTGTCCACAGCCCCTGCCCAGCACCTGTGTGGCTCCCACCTGGTGGACGCCTTGTACTTCGTATGTGGAGAACGGGGATTTTTCTACAGCCAAACCCGACCCCACAAGAGGGATCTGGAACATGTGCTTG GGTTCCTGTCCAAAATAGCCAGACAGGAGCAGCGGATGTCGGAAGCTCTGTCTGGGCACGATGAGCCCAAGGTGAAGAGAGGCATCGTGGAGCAGTGCTGCCATAAACCATGCAGCATTTACCACCTGGAAGGCTACTGCAATTGA